From a region of the Verrucomicrobiota bacterium genome:
- a CDS encoding type II toxin-antitoxin system VapC family toxin: MLHPEGGLIVCEIVVAEIVPVLTPASVQEFLADWHLAFLPSSAESSVLAGRMFHRYLERGGKRGRVVPDFLVAAHAQLHADGLLARDRGYYRDYFQDLKLLDPSRPA; this comes from the coding sequence ATGCTTCATCCCGAAGGTGGTTTGATCGTTTGCGAAATAGTCGTTGCCGAAATTGTTCCTGTGCTCACGCCTGCTTCCGTCCAGGAGTTTCTCGCCGACTGGCACCTCGCTTTTCTTCCTTCATCCGCAGAAAGCTCCGTGCTTGCGGGACGCATGTTTCATCGTTATTTGGAGCGCGGCGGCAAACGCGGCCGGGTCGTGCCGGACTTCCTTGTTGCCGCCCACGCGCAACTTCATGCCGACGGTCTTTTAGCCCGCGACCGGGGTTATTACCGGGATTATTTTCAAGACCTGAAACTTCTTGATCCGAGCCGCCCGGCATAA